In Anaerobaca lacustris, a single genomic region encodes these proteins:
- a CDS encoding FN3 domain-containing metallophosphoesterase family protein, whose protein sequence is MAVLLGLLVLSAPTRAARIAVGPYLQAPSETSMTVMWITDVNAVSWVEYGTGESLDQKAHRSRHGLIDADRTIHTVTIEGLAPGREYRYRVCSKEIVTFKPYEVTYGETVASDTYTFTTLDGRKDSISFIVLNDIHERNEVLISLTRLAQSQPFDLVFLNGDILGHIENEPQIIDHVLAPCTALFAKQTPFVYVRGNHETRGKFARRLPDYITLPDGRYYHSFDHGPVRFVVMDGGEDKRDTDKEYSGLVDFDRYRAVQRKWLEAEIRSEAFRKAAFRVVVVHMPPQPSERWHGPDDMYQTWRTLYNEGKVDLVISGHTHHYEIRPPVEGVCEYPTIIGGAPQDGAATVVRVDATADHLRVTMTRDDGQIVGTYAIDKVKADSAAAL, encoded by the coding sequence ATGGCAGTTCTCCTCGGATTGTTGGTTCTGTCCGCTCCGACCCGCGCGGCCCGGATCGCCGTCGGGCCGTATCTCCAGGCCCCGTCCGAGACGTCGATGACCGTCATGTGGATCACCGACGTCAACGCCGTCAGTTGGGTCGAATATGGCACGGGCGAATCGCTCGACCAGAAGGCCCATCGCAGCCGGCATGGGCTGATCGACGCCGACCGGACAATTCACACGGTGACAATCGAAGGGCTTGCGCCCGGCCGGGAGTATCGATATCGAGTCTGCTCGAAGGAGATCGTCACGTTCAAGCCCTACGAGGTCACGTACGGCGAAACCGTCGCAAGCGATACGTACACCTTCACCACGCTCGATGGCAGGAAGGACAGCATCTCATTCATCGTTCTGAACGATATCCATGAGCGCAATGAAGTCCTCATCTCGCTGACGAGGCTCGCGCAGTCGCAGCCCTTCGATCTCGTCTTCCTCAACGGCGATATCCTCGGACACATTGAGAACGAGCCGCAAATCATCGACCACGTACTCGCCCCCTGCACGGCGCTGTTCGCCAAACAGACCCCGTTCGTCTACGTGCGGGGCAATCACGAGACCCGGGGCAAATTCGCCCGCCGGCTCCCGGACTACATCACCCTGCCCGACGGTCGCTACTACCACTCGTTCGACCACGGCCCGGTGCGCTTCGTCGTCATGGACGGCGGCGAGGACAAGCGCGATACCGACAAGGAGTACAGCGGACTGGTCGATTTCGACCGCTATCGGGCCGTGCAGCGGAAGTGGCTGGAAGCTGAGATTCGGTCGGAGGCATTTCGCAAGGCGGCGTTTCGCGTGGTCGTGGTTCACATGCCGCCGCAACCGTCGGAGCGATGGCACGGGCCCGACGACATGTACCAGACGTGGCGAACGCTGTACAACGAGGGCAAGGTCGACCTGGTCATCAGCGGGCACACGCACCACTATGAGATTCGGCCGCCGGTCGAGGGGGTGTGTGAGTATCCGACGATCATCGGGGGCGCTCCGCAAGACGGCGCGGCGACCGTCGTCCGCGTGGACGCGACGGCCGACCACCTCCGCGTCACAATGACGCGGGACGATGGCCAAATCGTCGGCACATACGCCATCGACAAGGTCAAGGCTGACTCGGCTGCCGCCCTCTGA
- the mtnP gene encoding S-methyl-5'-thioadenosine phosphorylase: MVKELVGVIGGTGLGDALAAKLARVERHEVQTPFGAPSGPIIVGTLGDRRVAFLNRHGPGHRFGPGDVPYAANIFALKQLGARAVIASGAVGSLREEIAPGDLVVVDQFIDKTFRRTGTFFGGYGAVHCEMADPTCDRLRATLLDVARPTGIRIHSQGTYVCMEGPQFSTRAESKMHRAWGGDLIGMTAMPEAKLAREAQMCYALVALASDYDCWRPHDPAKGKQTLIEEIISNLQTATDNCLRLIEALLTVQTPLVCEDCACRKALEMAVWTDPKQIDAARKVGLAPLFE, from the coding sequence ATGGTGAAGGAACTGGTCGGTGTGATCGGAGGCACGGGACTGGGGGACGCCCTGGCCGCGAAGCTGGCGCGAGTGGAACGACACGAGGTGCAGACGCCGTTCGGCGCGCCCAGCGGGCCGATCATCGTCGGGACGCTCGGCGACAGGCGGGTCGCGTTCCTCAACCGACACGGGCCGGGACATCGGTTCGGGCCTGGCGATGTGCCGTATGCGGCGAACATCTTCGCCCTCAAACAACTGGGGGCCCGCGCCGTGATCGCCAGCGGGGCCGTCGGCTCGCTTCGCGAAGAGATCGCGCCGGGCGACCTCGTCGTGGTCGACCAGTTCATCGACAAGACGTTTCGGCGAACGGGCACGTTCTTCGGAGGCTACGGGGCCGTGCACTGCGAGATGGCCGACCCGACGTGCGACCGGCTTCGTGCGACCCTGTTGGATGTCGCCCGACCGACCGGTATTCGGATTCACTCGCAGGGGACGTACGTATGCATGGAGGGGCCGCAGTTTTCGACCCGCGCCGAATCGAAGATGCACCGCGCCTGGGGCGGCGACCTGATCGGCATGACCGCCATGCCCGAGGCGAAGCTCGCCCGCGAGGCGCAGATGTGTTACGCCCTGGTCGCCCTGGCCAGCGATTACGACTGCTGGCGGCCGCACGATCCGGCCAAGGGCAAGCAGACGCTGATCGAGGAGATCATCTCCAATCTCCAGACAGCCACCGACAACTGTCTGCGGCTGATCGAGGCGCTGCTGACCGTCCAGACGCCGCTGGTCTGTGAGGACTGTGCGTGCCGCAAGGCGCTGGAAATGGCGGTCTGGACCGATCCGAAGCAGATCGACGCCGCCCGTAAGGTGGGATTGGCGCCGCTGTTCGAGTAG
- a CDS encoding FkbM family methyltransferase, which produces MIGMKQRIKNSPLYRVIRPVMFHARRFKRWLRPPRGVRYDTQMFQVMAQSLRPDSVCVDVGASVGDILKRIQAAAPEGRHFAIEALPHLAEALESNFPNVRVFACALSDCTGRAPFHFVRNRSAFSGLRRRTYDFGYPAEVEEIRVQTKRLDDLIPQDVQVDFIKMDIEGGEYHAMLGGAKTILRCRPMIVFEASVRSTGHYGVSPEMIHDLIVRDFRLKLSTMERWLSDELPFSREAFAAAYQKDFYFIAYPPERRRRMTAHT; this is translated from the coding sequence ATGATTGGGATGAAGCAGCGTATCAAGAACAGCCCTCTCTATCGGGTCATCCGTCCGGTGATGTTCCATGCCCGGCGTTTCAAGCGGTGGCTTCGCCCTCCGAGGGGCGTCAGGTACGACACCCAGATGTTTCAGGTCATGGCGCAATCGCTGCGCCCGGACTCCGTCTGCGTCGACGTGGGCGCCTCCGTCGGCGACATTCTGAAACGAATTCAGGCCGCCGCCCCGGAGGGCAGGCATTTCGCCATCGAGGCACTGCCTCATCTGGCCGAGGCGCTTGAGAGCAACTTCCCGAATGTGCGGGTGTTTGCGTGCGCCCTGTCCGATTGCACGGGCCGGGCCCCATTCCATTTCGTCAGGAACCGCTCGGCCTTCAGCGGCTTACGCCGGCGCACCTACGACTTCGGCTATCCGGCGGAGGTGGAGGAAATCCGCGTGCAGACAAAGCGGCTCGATGACCTCATTCCGCAAGACGTCCAGGTGGACTTCATCAAGATGGATATCGAGGGCGGCGAGTATCATGCCATGCTGGGCGGCGCAAAGACCATCCTGCGGTGCCGGCCCATGATCGTATTCGAAGCGAGCGTCCGCTCGACCGGACATTACGGTGTTTCGCCCGAGATGATCCACGATCTGATTGTCCGCGATTTCCGGTTGAAGCTGTCAACGATGGAACGGTGGCTGTCCGACGAGCTCCCGTTTTCCAGGGAGGCGTTCGCCGCCGCCTATCAGAAGGATTTCTACTTCATCGCCTATCCGCCCGAGCGTCGTCGCCGGATGACAGCGCACACATGA
- a CDS encoding sigma-70 family RNA polymerase sigma factor codes for MAGVERLSVGQEGTIVFDVTLKDYLKEIDEASLLSWDQERELGTKVVEDNDPWARELLVRSNLRLVVNIAKKYAGRGMSLGDLIEEGNLGLIKAVDYFDPERGTRFSTYAAWWIKQSIKRALLENIQPVHVPTYMVTLINQWRHTATEAEARLGRKCGVEEMAALMHLPLRKAKVVHRIVEVLASVSDSLGGDDEEDSHVMESTLEDEHAGRPEDSLVEYEETAKALRLLDEIDPREADVLKLHYGLGGRRPLTLKEIGKKMGLTRERIRQIRRDALTRLYEYMEAE; via the coding sequence ATGGCTGGAGTCGAGAGGCTCTCAGTCGGGCAGGAGGGTACCATCGTATTCGACGTGACATTGAAGGACTATCTCAAGGAGATCGACGAAGCGTCGCTGCTGAGTTGGGACCAAGAGCGTGAACTGGGCACGAAGGTCGTCGAGGACAACGATCCGTGGGCCCGCGAGCTGCTGGTTCGCAGCAACCTGAGGCTGGTGGTGAACATCGCCAAGAAGTACGCCGGTCGCGGCATGAGTCTTGGCGATCTGATCGAAGAGGGCAATCTCGGCCTGATCAAGGCGGTGGATTACTTCGATCCGGAGCGGGGCACACGGTTCAGCACGTACGCGGCCTGGTGGATCAAGCAGAGCATCAAACGCGCCCTGCTCGAGAACATTCAACCGGTGCACGTGCCGACGTACATGGTCACGCTGATCAACCAGTGGCGTCACACGGCCACCGAAGCCGAGGCCCGGCTGGGGCGCAAGTGCGGCGTGGAGGAGATGGCCGCTCTGATGCACCTTCCCCTGCGCAAGGCCAAGGTGGTTCATCGCATCGTCGAGGTCCTGGCCAGCGTCAGCGACAGCCTCGGTGGCGACGACGAGGAAGACAGTCATGTGATGGAATCGACGCTCGAGGATGAGCACGCCGGCCGGCCCGAGGACTCTCTTGTGGAGTATGAGGAGACGGCCAAGGCGCTGCGCCTGCTCGATGAGATCGATCCGCGCGAGGCGGATGTGCTGAAGCTCCACTACGGTCTGGGCGGGCGGCGGCCGCTGACCCTCAAGGAGATCGGGAAGAAGATGGGTCTGACGCGGGAGCGGATTCGCCAGATTCGACGCGACGCGCTGACCCGGCTCTATGAATACATGGAAGCGGAATAG